The Lactuca sativa cultivar Salinas chromosome 2, Lsat_Salinas_v11, whole genome shotgun sequence genome includes the window AGAGTCGGAAAGTTTGATTCCACTACATTAATCAATTCATACCCATTCTCGAAAACCATGAGAACAAACAACTGAATCTTGATTCCAATGGAATAACGAATCAGATTCGTGTATCGAATATATGAAATCAATGAAGGAAATCATGAACAGAATCAAATTCAATGAAGAAGGTAAAGAAAAATTCATGGGAAGAAGATGAGGCTGATATTTTTGCTTGAACATCAAGAGTTGATTGGCAAGATGAAAGTGTACTTAAAGAATGCAAGAATAGGAGGGTCTATCCACAATTCTAGACAACTATGAAACTCCAAAAGTATAGGaagatttaaaacctttaaaaatcAATAACAAATTGGAACATAGAGATTTAATGTAATTGACATAAACAAACCTATTTCATGGCTGATTTTGCTTTTATATGATCACATTGACAACTACAAGCAAAATTACTCCACCATTATTAACATGCAAGCATCACAattaatagtagaaacaagaaacttCAAGTCACAAACCTTTACCCATTAAGCCAAACTGTTAAGCTTACTAAACATATTAATCGACTACCAACAAAATATTTCTGCATAACGTTCACAAAAATGTGTTAACTTCTAAAATATAACGCACTTAACTTTTTCTCAACTTCATCTAATCTAAAGATATCTTCCTCAATTATCCACTCCAAAAGTCATTTGTTATATGCTACACGTTGCAATGTGGCCATCATCTTCAACCTCGATACTACCCATCAAAACTAGTGTTTCTATGTACGAATGGACAGAGAATGTTTCAGGTTTTCCATAGATTTCATGATAATTGAAGCGTTCAAAGTTGGGCTCATACACCACAAGTTGACTCTGTTCATAAAAATCATGAGCAATTTCCACTTCCATTATAGGTTGACCACTCTTCCTAAATCCAAGTGTTgttattgactttgaccaatatgGTGGAGCCTCAACATTAAATCTCTTTGTAAATGATTTTTCAACACCATTCTCCATCATCCAAACACCACAAGCACGTTTCACAAAGCTATCATATTCAAGCATGACAAGAGAATCCCTTACCTTAGAAATACACAACTGAGTAGGAGAGAGGCGCCTTAAACTATCTGGGAGTTCTACAACTCCAAAACTCTCATTAGTTATATCAAATGACATTATCACATTATGATTTGGTAACCCGTTATCCATAGTCAACGGGTCAAAAGCACACCAATATATAAACCTATCAACAACCACCTGAGGCCAGAAGACACGAAATGGTTTACTTGGAACATTGCTAGATAGATTTCTCCATTTGCCTGAGCTAACAGTGTAAACTTTAGCTTCACAATGGTAGCTTGTTTTGTGAAATTGTGTGATCTCAACGATTGTAGGGTCACTAGTCACAGGGGAAACCCCAAAACCAAGATCAGTTTCAGGGTCCTGATTACACTTGTTAGGCATAGGAACAGTAATTGACTTTCTAATCGAAGGATTCCAAAGAACAATCGTCTCAGTTTCCATGTTGGGACAAAAATTCTCTCCCAGTTCATTATAACCGTGAAAGCACAACAACCCGAGAGAGCTACCGACTATATTTGACTGTTTAAGTTGTGTAACGGAGTGAGGAAGGGTATGAACAAACCTCTGTTCTGGGAATGTGTCATCATCTACGAAAGAAACATGGTTTCCAACAGTGTCAAATTCCTGATCTTCGTACCTTAGAAGCAGATGCTGCGACTGAGTAACGCTGTGAGCAGCGATAAACTTAGAGCTGTCGATCAAAGATTTCCATGCTTTCGAGACGGATCTGAACTGAAGCAATGATACGACAGGAAGCCTTTTGATGATCTGTTCTTGGACATGGAAAGGAATTTCGTCTGACATTTTGATTTTGGATACTGCCGCGTATGGAATTCTAGGGTTTTCTTATGGGAGAGCGAAATGGGAGATTTGGGGGGATTTTGTAATCATCCATATGAAATTTGAGATCAGATCATAAAACCGTTTCTAATATCGGATAATATTCGGAATTGACTAATCCAAATCTAAccatataaatgtttttttttttacaaaaataattaattttatatgCTTTTGAAAAAATGACTACTTAACAATGTATTTTGGAGTGACGGTCCGGGATCGTGGATGAGTATTTTGgagaaatttttttgtttttaaaaaaataaattaatagttGGTCGTTGTTTTGTGTTAatggtttttgaaaaataaacaGTAAATTTGCAAAGTATAACAATGCTTGAACCCTTATATCAATGGGAAAAAGTAACAATTatataaaacttaaatttattttaaataatactaCAATGTTCAAACAGACACTTATATTTTCTTGTTACCTTATACAATTTGCTTGCGAAATGACATGACTCAGGTTTAGATTGAACTCTCTATCCTTAAATAGTAGTTTCCAGCAAGCAACATTTTTAGGAACTAACATAAAAACACTCAACAATCATCTTTACCACCTGACTATTGTGGTACATCTATGCTATATTCATCTTCTGAAAATAGTCGTCATTTCATTGACTATCGTGTTGGAGTTTATTTAGAATTACGTTTTGTAGCCTATTGTTATCTTTTGCTTATCTTTTTTTCGTAAGTTATCTTTATTCAAGTTTTCTAGTTTATCTAGTTTtccaattatataaatatatataggtCTTTGTAATCTCTCGTTTATTGAATAATAACAAGAAATATCCAGTATCAATTTTATTATGGTATCAGAGTAGAGATCTTTGACAATCTGGAGATTCGCATAATATGATGGGAAGAGAAACCCATTTGTCGTCATCATTGACTGACAAACCCATCGACATATTATCTCCATACTTTCTTTCATCAACCGGTCATCCAGGCTTAAACATCGTTGGTGATAACCTATCAAGCGACGAGAACTACAACTATTAGGTGAATGAGATGACAAATGCTCTTCACGCTAAAAACAAGTTCGTGTTCGTCGATGGTTCATTTCTCAAACCAGGAGATGGATCCAAAAATTTCATGAATTGGAAGAGGTGTAATGTTATGGTTCGAGGGTAGGTTGTTAGTTCCATGGAAAAAAGAAATCAAGAACAGTGTGAAATTCGTTGTTACTACTCAAGAGACATGGGAAGatttgaaaaaaagatttgggaAGGAGAATGCTCCAAGAGCATATGAACTTAGAAGATCCACCACTGTGATTCAACAAGGAAACATGAAGGTGTCCGCTTATTACATAAAACTCAGAGGAATATGGGATGCGATACGATATATCAATCCAACACCAACTTGTTCGTGTCAAGGATGTTCTTTCAATATCACAAAAGAGATTGATGTAATGTGTGAAAAGGAAAGGTTGTACTATTTCTTGATGGGGTTGAGCGAGGAATATAGTGTGCTAAGAACTCAAATACTAAGCACGATCCTCTACCCACCTTAGGAGTTGTATTCCGCTTCATCAGTCAAGGTAAACAAAAAAAGCAAATTGGAAACTCATATGTAATTACATATGACTCTGCTGTGTTTCAAACATCAAAGAACTACTCCAAGAATTAGAATAAAGGAAAGACAAATCAAACAGCCAATAAGAAAAGGAATGATGATGGTTGGTGTACTTACTGTCAAAAACCGGGACACAACATGAAATGATGCTTATAGCTGATTGGATATCCAAAATGGTggacaccaagaacaccaatcaCAAAGACTTCCGCTGGAAAACCAAAAGTGCAGCCACGTGCAACAACCACTATTGCTGAAGATCCACAAATTCAAGGCCTTAGTCTTACAAAAGGTGAATATGAGAAGCTGATAAAGATGATCCGTGACACTAAAAAAACAATACAACTCCCACTATAAACATGACAGATAAAACTAAAACTCATGATGAATGGATTATAAATTCCGGTGCTAATGAACATGTTACTCACGAAAAGGCATTTTTCGAAACAATGAAAGAATATCTAAACAGCACATCTGTTACAATACCCAATGGGGATACGGTCAACATCAAAGGAGTTGGTAACATATATATACCAAATGGTTTTGGTTTGAATGGTGTGTTAAAT containing:
- the LOC111917589 gene encoding putative F-box protein At1g47790; protein product: MSDEIPFHVQEQIIKRLPVVSLLQFRSVSKAWKSLIDSSKFIAAHSVTQSQHLLLRYEDQEFDTVGNHVSFVDDDTFPEQRFVHTLPHSVTQLKQSNIVGSSLGLLCFHGYNELGENFCPNMETETIVLWNPSIRKSITVPMPNKCNQDPETDLGFGVSPVTSDPTIVEITQFHKTSYHCEAKVYTVSSGKWRNLSSNVPSKPFRVFWPQVVVDRFIYWCAFDPLTMDNGLPNHNVIMSFDITNESFGVVELPDSLRRLSPTQLCISKVRDSLVMLEYDSFVKRACGVWMMENGVEKSFTKRFNVEAPPYWSKSITTLGFRKSGQPIMEVEIAHDFYEQSQLVVYEPNFERFNYHEIYGKPETFSVHSYIETLVLMGSIEVEDDGHIATCSI